Proteins co-encoded in one Methanosarcinales archaeon Met12 genomic window:
- a CDS encoding phosphoribosylaminoimidazolesuccinocarboxamide synthase, translating to MKDLEVLMEPTKERMGVGRFHFSDRYSVFDWGEMPDHIPYKGEAIALLGAYFFEKLEEMDISTHYLGIVEDGEVKRLSDVKRPANKIEIKLLRVISPKLQDTDYDYSVYREEKGGFLVPLEVIYRNFLPAGSSVFRRLKDGEICPADLNLSSMPLPNQKLDSPFLDYSTKLEITDRYLTRERARSIAGLSDDEILEIEGIVIDVNDLITKEFSKIGLVNEDGKVELGFDLKRCFMLVDVLGTLDECRVTFDGTPVSKEIARIYYRKTEWHHAVEEAKKKDRQHWRETCELSPEPLPEMLKLLISQIYCAVTNEVTQRTWFKDLPTLKELLKDIKEALNVDDKRC from the coding sequence GTGAAAGATCTGGAAGTTCTGATGGAGCCGACAAAAGAGAGGATGGGTGTAGGAAGGTTTCACTTTTCAGATAGATATTCGGTCTTTGATTGGGGAGAGATGCCTGACCACATACCATACAAAGGAGAGGCGATTGCTCTTTTGGGCGCCTATTTTTTTGAAAAACTTGAGGAGATGGATATTTCCACCCACTACCTGGGTATTGTGGAAGATGGCGAGGTGAAAAGGCTTTCGGATGTCAAGAGGCCAGCAAATAAAATTGAAATCAAGCTCCTGCGCGTGATAAGCCCCAAACTCCAGGACACTGATTATGATTATTCCGTTTACCGGGAAGAGAAAGGCGGCTTTCTGGTCCCCCTTGAGGTAATTTACAGAAATTTTTTGCCTGCAGGAAGCAGTGTTTTCAGGCGCCTCAAAGACGGAGAAATATGCCCTGCTGACCTGAACCTTTCCAGCATGCCCTTGCCAAACCAGAAACTGGATTCTCCCTTTTTGGATTATTCTACCAAACTGGAGATAACGGATAGATACCTCACTCGTGAAAGAGCTCGCAGTATAGCAGGTTTGAGTGATGACGAAATCCTTGAGATAGAGGGGATTGTGATCGATGTCAACGACCTTATTACAAAGGAGTTTTCAAAGATTGGGCTGGTAAACGAAGACGGAAAAGTAGAATTGGGTTTTGATTTAAAACGATGTTTTATGCTGGTCGACGTCCTTGGAACCCTGGATGAGTGCCGTGTTACATTCGACGGAACCCCTGTCAGCAAGGAGATAGCCCGAATTTACTACCGCAAGACAGAGTGGCACCATGCGGTTGAGGAGGCTAAAAAGAAGGACAGGCAACATTGGAGGGAGACGTGTGAGCTTAGTCCAGAGCCGCTTCCCGAAATGCTAAAACTTCTAATCTCTCAGATTTATTGCGCCGTCACAAATGAGGTGACCCAGAGGACGTGGTTTAAAGACCTGCCCACCTTGAAGGAGCTATTGAAGGATATAAAAGAGGCGCTAAATGTCGATGACAAACGTTGTTAA
- a CDS encoding TatD family nuclease-associated radical SAM protein, which produces MIAASAKGAVVYRYKHSLYLNITNECTNDCVFCVRKFTRGLGGCVLWLQSEASADEILRELSKELDDVTYEEIVFCGYGEPLIRLDTILKVTGAIKKRYPDLKVRVNTNGQAKLLYPNRNVAKELKDAGVDSISISMNAENPKKYFEMCRPKFGRATYEKIIEFIKECKEHIPEVRVSVVEGYANIVECERVANELGVGFKVR; this is translated from the coding sequence ATGATAGCAGCGTCGGCTAAAGGTGCGGTTGTTTATAGATACAAGCATTCATTATATCTGAACATAACAAATGAGTGCACCAATGACTGTGTTTTTTGCGTCAGGAAATTTACGAGAGGACTGGGCGGTTGTGTTCTCTGGCTACAAAGCGAGGCTTCAGCGGATGAGATTCTCAGAGAATTGTCCAAAGAACTTGATGATGTTACGTACGAAGAAATCGTCTTTTGCGGCTATGGAGAGCCATTGATTAGATTGGATACTATATTGAAAGTGACAGGAGCTATTAAAAAGAGATATCCAGACCTAAAGGTGAGGGTGAACACCAACGGACAGGCCAAATTGCTCTATCCCAATCGAAATGTGGCAAAAGAGCTTAAAGACGCTGGAGTGGACTCCATTTCCATAAGCATGAATGCGGAGAACCCAAAGAAATACTTTGAGATGTGCAGACCAAAGTTTGGGAGGGCGACATATGAAAAAATTATTGAGTTCATCAAAGAGTGCAAGGAACATATTCCAGAAGTCCGAGTGAGCGTCGTTGAGGGATATGCGAACATAGTAGAGTGCGAGAGGGTCGCTAATGAGCTCGGCGTCGGGTTTAAAGTGAGATAA
- a CDS encoding amidohydrolase family protein, translating into MIIYNARILYGADFELIRGYIKVEDGLISEVGEGDIRGDMDAENCIIMPGLINAHVHLLDSIAKESGAGMTLDELVRPPNGYKQKILRSTPKAKLVAAARGAVREMISNGITYFCEFSNDPVLSKQANKEAKIYYEPTMVQVDDDVATNKPGPSIVDDVHGRAMECDGIGLSGVGEFSDATLEKIADLGLPLALHAAEHMPSQQRSLALTGKTEVERAVKLNPDFLVHVTNPLEDDVRHIVKKNIPIVCCPRCNALLGVGVPPIMDFLEKGVLVALGTDNVMLNSPDLFREMEFLSRIISHVHKDSGTISAKDILRMVTLNPAKILGLDSGLILEGKRADLLFLRPHRNMSPLGDAVSAIVHRADARNVWRVMCRGRTIYDSSVG; encoded by the coding sequence ATGATAATCTACAACGCAAGAATTCTTTATGGCGCGGACTTCGAGCTGATTCGCGGGTACATCAAGGTCGAAGATGGACTGATATCTGAGGTTGGCGAGGGCGACATCAGAGGCGATATGGATGCAGAGAACTGCATAATAATGCCGGGCCTCATCAATGCTCATGTCCACCTTCTCGATTCCATTGCAAAGGAGAGCGGTGCAGGTATGACGCTGGATGAGCTGGTAAGACCTCCCAATGGCTATAAACAAAAAATCCTGAGGAGCACGCCAAAAGCAAAACTCGTTGCTGCGGCTCGCGGTGCCGTTCGTGAGATGATATCCAACGGGATAACCTATTTTTGCGAGTTCTCGAATGACCCTGTGTTGTCCAAACAGGCAAACAAAGAAGCGAAAATATATTATGAGCCTACCATGGTGCAGGTGGATGATGACGTGGCAACAAATAAGCCCGGTCCTTCTATCGTCGATGATGTACATGGACGTGCCATGGAATGCGACGGAATCGGGTTGAGTGGCGTGGGAGAGTTTTCAGATGCCACGCTCGAAAAGATTGCAGACCTGGGACTACCTCTGGCGCTTCATGCTGCAGAGCACATGCCCTCACAACAGCGTTCTCTTGCGCTGACAGGAAAAACAGAGGTTGAGAGAGCGGTGAAATTAAACCCTGATTTTCTTGTCCACGTGACCAACCCGCTTGAAGATGACGTGAGGCATATTGTCAAAAAAAACATTCCTATAGTATGTTGTCCCCGTTGCAATGCCCTCCTTGGAGTTGGAGTGCCGCCCATCATGGATTTTCTGGAGAAAGGCGTCTTGGTCGCTCTGGGAACCGACAATGTCATGTTGAACTCACCCGACCTTTTTCGGGAGATGGAATTTCTCTCGAGAATCATCAGCCATGTTCACAAGGATTCAGGGACGATCTCAGCGAAAGATATACTTAGAATGGTCACCTTGAATCCAGCAAAGATATTGGGTCTGGACTCAGGCTTGATACTGGAGGGAAAACGGGCTGACCTTCTATTCCTCAGGCCACATAGAAATATGAGTCCATTGGGTGATGCGGTCTCGGCGATCGTTCATAGGGCGGATGCGAGAAATGTTTGGAGAGTCATGTGCAGGGGAAGGACTATCTATGATAGCAGCGTCGGCTAA
- a CDS encoding phospholipase D family protein: MVEFLNSSAISYHLENLIKNAGVSLFLISPYLKFNSRIKQILDEKNRLRLDIRIIYGKADLQTEESKWLKSMDSIKVLFCKNLHAKCYINEKEAIITSMNLYDFSQQNNIEMGIYITKENDPKLYQDVHGEVTSLIRTSEHVSISIEKVETKKKGLDKTTPNEKQLKNRNGHCIRCDADITLNPNYPLCKKCYTIWKEYSDPTYKEKFCHMCGKSNSSSMEKPVCYSCYKLLL, translated from the coding sequence ATGGTAGAATTTTTGAATAGTTCGGCGATTAGTTATCATTTAGAGAATCTCATTAAAAATGCAGGTGTTAGTTTATTTCTTATTAGCCCTTATTTAAAATTCAACTCAAGAATAAAACAGATATTAGATGAAAAAAATAGACTTAGGTTAGACATTCGGATTATTTATGGAAAAGCAGATTTACAAACAGAAGAAAGTAAATGGCTTAAATCTATGGATTCAATAAAAGTTCTATTTTGTAAAAATTTACATGCAAAATGTTATATTAATGAAAAAGAAGCAATTATTACTTCAATGAATCTTTATGATTTTTCTCAGCAAAATAATATTGAGATGGGTATTTACATTACCAAAGAAAATGACCCCAAATTATATCAAGACGTTCACGGGGAAGTAACTAGTTTAATTCGAACAAGCGAACATGTTTCAATTTCTATCGAGAAAGTTGAAACTAAGAAAAAAGGATTAGACAAAACTACACCTAACGAGAAACAATTGAAAAATAGAAATGGTCATTGCATAAGATGTGATGCTGACATAACACTTAATCCTAACTACCCATTATGTAAAAAATGTTATACCATTTGGAAGGAATATTCCGATCCAACCTATAAAGAAAAGTTTTGCCATATGTGTGGAAAATCTAATTCATCGTCGATGGAAAAACCAGTTTGTTATTCTTGTTATAAGTTATTATTATAA
- the ilvD gene encoding dihydroxy-acid dehydratase has translation MKSDIMKKGVERAPHRALLKACGVTDEGIERPFIAVVNSWNEIVPGHIHLRQVADAVKTGIHSAGGSPFEFHTIAVCDGLAMGHDGMRYSLPSRDVIADSIEVMIRAHAFDGMVLISSCDEIVPGHLMAAARLDIPAAVVTGGPMHSGVFKGENVDIISVFEAIGKLKGGKISEDDLKELEDCACPGAGSCAGMFSANTLACGVEALGLSLPGCATAHAIDISKLRIARESGKRIVSLVKDDVTARDIMSYDAFENWMRVSMATAGSTNDVLEILAIAKEADIKISLDSFDKISRKTPHICNMRPGGVYTMLDLDRAGGIPAVMKRLRELLNLECITVTGKTVGENIKDVEVIDDEVIRPLSAPIHSEGGIAVLRGSLAPNGAVVKQTAVDEQMLRHTGPARVFESEEDSIDAILNGRINDGDVVVIRYEGPKGGPGMREMLAPTSAIYGMGLKVLLVTDGRFSGGTRGPCIGHVAPEAADGGPIAIVEEGDMIKVDIPARKLDIVIKESELKMRLRRWKPRERNVKGYLRRYAELCLSSDKGACMK, from the coding sequence ATGAAAAGCGATATAATGAAAAAAGGAGTTGAGAGGGCGCCCCACCGGGCATTGCTAAAGGCATGCGGCGTGACGGATGAGGGCATAGAGCGCCCCTTTATCGCAGTGGTCAACTCCTGGAACGAGATTGTGCCAGGGCACATCCATCTCCGCCAGGTTGCCGATGCCGTGAAAACGGGCATACATAGCGCAGGAGGATCGCCATTTGAATTCCACACCATAGCGGTATGCGATGGACTGGCGATGGGGCACGATGGAATGAGGTACTCTCTGCCCTCCAGAGATGTCATAGCGGACTCCATAGAGGTAATGATAAGGGCACACGCGTTTGACGGAATGGTGCTCATATCTTCCTGCGATGAAATCGTCCCAGGACATTTGATGGCGGCTGCCAGGCTGGACATTCCTGCAGCAGTTGTAACTGGAGGGCCAATGCACTCCGGAGTATTTAAAGGCGAGAACGTCGACATAATATCTGTTTTTGAAGCCATAGGCAAGCTCAAGGGCGGCAAAATAAGCGAAGATGACCTGAAGGAGCTCGAAGATTGCGCATGTCCAGGTGCCGGTAGTTGTGCTGGGATGTTCAGCGCCAATACACTGGCATGTGGCGTAGAGGCTTTAGGATTATCTCTGCCAGGATGTGCAACCGCTCATGCTATAGATATTAGTAAGCTGAGAATTGCCAGAGAGAGTGGAAAACGGATCGTGTCGCTGGTAAAAGATGACGTGACCGCACGGGACATCATGTCCTATGATGCATTTGAGAACTGGATGAGGGTTTCCATGGCGACTGCTGGCTCCACCAATGATGTGCTGGAAATACTCGCGATAGCCAAAGAAGCGGACATAAAAATATCGTTAGACTCATTCGATAAAATCAGTAGGAAGACGCCACACATCTGCAATATGCGTCCAGGAGGAGTCTATACTATGTTGGACCTGGATAGGGCAGGCGGTATTCCGGCAGTGATGAAACGTCTGAGAGAACTGCTGAATCTGGAGTGCATCACCGTTACGGGAAAGACTGTGGGGGAGAACATAAAAGATGTAGAGGTGATCGATGACGAGGTTATACGCCCCCTCAGCGCCCCCATTCATTCTGAGGGAGGGATTGCCGTGTTGAGGGGTTCTTTAGCTCCGAATGGCGCCGTGGTAAAACAAACTGCCGTCGACGAGCAAATGTTAAGGCATACTGGGCCTGCCAGAGTTTTTGAATCGGAAGAGGATTCAATAGATGCGATACTGAATGGTAGAATCAATGATGGAGATGTTGTCGTTATCAGATATGAAGGTCCTAAAGGCGGTCCTGGTATGCGCGAGATGCTAGCGCCAACCTCTGCTATCTATGGTATGGGGCTTAAGGTCTTATTGGTCACTGATGGGCGCTTCTCTGGTGGAACCAGAGGTCCATGTATAGGGCACGTGGCACCAGAGGCGGCAGATGGGGGTCCGATTGCTATCGTTGAGGAAGGAGATATGATTAAGGTTGACATTCCTGCCAGAAAACTGGACATAGTCATAAAAGAGTCAGAGCTCAAGATGCGCTTGCGGCGCTGGAAACCCAGAGAACGAAATGTGAAGGGATATCTCAGGAGATATGCGGAGCTATGTTTAAGCTCTGACAAGGGCGCATGTATGAAATAA
- the ftsZ gene encoding cell division protein FtsZ, whose product MESIIEEALRYAGKEQVCRESTDADDVFEEFGMPQIKVIGCGGAGNNTINRLYRIGVAGAEIIALNTDKQHLSIVNADKKILIGGSITRGLGAGGYPEIGRRAAELARGTLEEALKGADLVFITAGMGGGTGTGSAPIVAEIAKKQGAIVVGMVSSPFMVERARLIKAEEGLETLRRAADTVIVLDNNRLLAYVPNLPLEQAFSVMDQLIADTVKGISETITQPSLINLDFADVKTIMSSGGVAVMVVGETKGQGRAEAVVSNALANPLLDVDYRGATGALVHISGGTDLTLGEAEEITRSITYELDPRANVIWGARVNKEFDGKVRVMAIMTGVQSAQVLGPRNANASDAVFGRYTPKQEKTIIDVIR is encoded by the coding sequence ATGGAATCGATAATAGAAGAAGCTTTAAGGTATGCTGGAAAAGAGCAAGTGTGCAGAGAGTCCACAGACGCCGACGATGTTTTTGAGGAATTTGGGATGCCGCAGATTAAGGTTATAGGATGTGGTGGAGCAGGGAATAATACTATCAATAGACTATATCGCATTGGAGTCGCGGGCGCTGAGATAATAGCATTAAACACCGACAAACAGCATCTAAGCATAGTCAATGCAGACAAAAAGATTTTAATTGGCGGATCAATCACGAGAGGTCTCGGTGCTGGAGGATATCCAGAGATCGGGAGGCGGGCTGCTGAACTCGCGCGAGGGACGCTTGAAGAAGCTTTGAAGGGTGCCGATCTGGTATTCATCACCGCAGGTATGGGTGGTGGAACCGGCACGGGATCTGCGCCAATAGTTGCAGAAATCGCAAAAAAGCAGGGCGCAATAGTCGTTGGAATGGTATCGTCTCCATTTATGGTGGAACGAGCTCGATTGATCAAGGCAGAAGAAGGCCTGGAAACCCTTAGACGTGCTGCGGACACCGTGATCGTTCTGGACAATAACCGACTTTTAGCATACGTGCCGAATCTGCCGCTCGAACAGGCGTTCTCAGTGATGGACCAACTGATTGCAGATACTGTGAAGGGCATATCCGAAACGATAACACAACCATCGCTGATAAATCTCGACTTTGCAGATGTCAAGACCATCATGAGTTCTGGCGGGGTTGCGGTCATGGTGGTTGGCGAGACGAAGGGGCAGGGCAGGGCAGAAGCCGTGGTAAGCAATGCATTGGCTAATCCACTGTTGGATGTCGATTATCGAGGAGCAACTGGTGCTTTGGTTCACATTAGTGGAGGGACGGACCTAACACTGGGTGAGGCCGAAGAAATCACTAGATCGATCACATATGAACTCGACCCACGTGCAAATGTGATATGGGGTGCACGAGTCAACAAGGAATTTGACGGTAAAGTGCGAGTGATGGCCATCATGACAGGAGTTCAATCTGCGCAAGTACTCGGGCCACGCAACGCCAATGCGTCCGATGCCGTGTTTGGTCGCTATACGCCAAAACAGGAGAAGACCATTATCGATGTAATTCGATAG
- a CDS encoding TIGR00269 family protein, protein MKCDKCNSPAVIHQRYSGMHLCKSHFKDDVERKTKSVIRRYRMIEKNDTIAVALSGGKDSIVTLHILESLFGKRPDIQLTAILVDEGIKGYRAKTIKTAKEACKAIGIPLTIVSFVEKYGATLDKMMEQGTGLTPCSLCGVFRRVLLNKTAKTLGATKVATGHNLDDEAQAVLLNLLRGDVDRLARLVPARVQPGLIPRIKPLRNIPEKEVGLYALLDELPVNFDECPYTGRSMRGEIREMLNDFETKHPGTKYALMRSFEKMSETLRREWMQADLRQCSICGEPTTNTTCQACKLLEMLS, encoded by the coding sequence ATGAAATGCGATAAGTGTAACAGTCCGGCAGTCATTCATCAACGATATTCTGGCATGCACCTATGCAAGAGCCATTTCAAGGACGATGTCGAGCGCAAGACCAAGAGCGTCATCCGAAGGTACAGGATGATAGAAAAAAACGACACCATCGCGGTTGCACTAAGTGGGGGAAAGGATAGCATTGTTACGCTGCATATATTGGAGTCCTTATTTGGCAAGCGCCCCGATATTCAGCTGACTGCCATATTGGTTGACGAGGGAATCAAAGGATATCGTGCAAAAACGATCAAAACAGCAAAAGAGGCCTGCAAAGCGATTGGGATACCGCTCACCATCGTATCATTTGTCGAGAAATATGGGGCAACGCTGGATAAGATGATGGAGCAAGGGACAGGTCTAACACCATGCTCTCTGTGTGGTGTATTCAGAAGGGTTTTATTAAACAAGACTGCCAAGACGTTGGGCGCCACCAAAGTGGCAACAGGGCATAATCTGGATGATGAGGCACAGGCAGTACTGCTAAATTTGTTGCGCGGTGATGTCGATCGGCTGGCAAGACTCGTTCCAGCAAGAGTTCAACCAGGTTTAATTCCGCGAATAAAGCCGTTGAGAAACATTCCAGAAAAAGAGGTAGGCCTTTATGCACTACTCGACGAATTGCCCGTAAACTTCGATGAATGCCCGTATACGGGCCGGTCGATGAGGGGAGAGATACGGGAGATGCTGAACGACTTTGAGACAAAACACCCGGGCACCAAATACGCGTTAATGCGAAGTTTTGAAAAAATGTCCGAGACGTTGAGAAGGGAATGGATGCAGGCAGACCTCAGGCAGTGTAGTATCTGCGGTGAACCAACGACTAACACCACATGTCAGGCATGTAAGCTACTGGAAATGTTGAGTTGA
- a CDS encoding methionine adenosyltransferase codes for MNRNIRIENIIQTPVERQEIELVERKGIGHPDSICDGIAEAVSRTLSNEYLKRFGRILHHNTDQVELVGGEASPVYGGGDVIKPLYILLSGRATAYIGNEKIPVGEIALEAAGEYLTSTIKNIKPSHIVLEQRLGQGSVDLVNIFERDGIPKANDTSIGVGHAPLSETEMIVYNVERAVMNDFRKKQLATGEDIKVMGLRKGDNISLTVADGFVSRYVDDIDHYVAIKQELAEYILNVAKKYTNRDVSVAVNTGDNYETGSVYLTVTGTSAEMGDDGSVGRGNRCNGLITPNRPMSMEASSGKNPVNHVGKIYNLLSTQIAHDVVEIVDGIEEIYVRILSQIGQSIDNPKVASAQIILEKGTSMKSIKSKVKGVFDERLSDITKITEMVVEGKLKTF; via the coding sequence ATGAACAGGAATATCAGAATAGAAAATATTATCCAGACGCCAGTAGAACGGCAGGAGATCGAGCTGGTAGAGCGAAAAGGAATAGGCCATCCAGATTCGATATGTGATGGAATCGCAGAGGCAGTCAGCCGTACGCTATCGAATGAGTATCTAAAGCGGTTTGGTAGGATATTGCATCATAATACCGATCAAGTTGAATTGGTCGGCGGCGAGGCATCCCCTGTCTACGGTGGAGGGGACGTGATAAAACCGTTGTATATCCTGCTGAGCGGTAGAGCCACCGCATACATCGGCAATGAAAAGATACCTGTTGGAGAAATCGCCCTTGAGGCTGCAGGAGAGTATCTAACAAGTACTATTAAAAATATAAAGCCATCACACATAGTCTTAGAGCAGCGGTTGGGGCAGGGCTCTGTGGACCTTGTAAATATTTTTGAGCGTGACGGCATCCCCAAGGCAAATGACACATCCATCGGAGTGGGTCATGCTCCCTTATCGGAAACCGAAATGATCGTATATAACGTAGAGCGGGCTGTGATGAACGATTTTAGGAAAAAACAATTGGCAACTGGAGAGGATATCAAGGTAATGGGGTTGCGGAAAGGAGATAATATCAGCCTGACGGTTGCAGACGGTTTCGTATCCAGATATGTGGATGATATTGATCACTATGTGGCGATAAAACAAGAATTGGCAGAATATATTTTGAATGTCGCAAAAAAATACACCAACCGCGATGTATCGGTGGCCGTCAATACAGGAGATAATTATGAGACCGGTTCTGTGTATCTCACTGTGACCGGGACGTCGGCCGAGATGGGTGATGATGGTTCTGTGGGCAGGGGCAATCGCTGTAATGGGTTGATCACACCAAATCGGCCGATGAGCATGGAAGCTTCCAGCGGCAAGAATCCAGTAAATCACGTTGGCAAGATATATAATTTATTATCTACCCAGATAGCACACGATGTAGTGGAAATCGTCGATGGCATTGAGGAGATATACGTGCGCATTCTATCTCAAATCGGGCAGTCGATCGACAACCCCAAGGTCGCAAGCGCGCAAATCATACTGGAAAAGGGCACCAGTATGAAATCGATTAAATCCAAGGTCAAAGGCGTGTTCGATGAACGGTTATCAGACATCACGAAGATCACGGAGATGGTTGTGGAAGGGAAGCTAAAGACGTTTTAG
- a CDS encoding diadenylate cyclase, whose amino-acid sequence MKKKDIKLEIGKAAVRLANKIGAAAIIIVDEKYVQKDLKTKIPVVISQIEGGIEGIRDDLVINLLSRASTRIDKMRGAVLGAYVEESIKADDVVVGIVGGNSLDAITVCDVRGEGVIKEIDKSADRANPEVIRAVLRLALEIGYEGKEDKRIGTAFILGDSDEVLKRSHQMTLNPYHGHEDKNRDITIPDNVESAKNFAQLDGVFIVREDGHILAAGRYLDIDARDIRVQKGLGGRHVAAAAITRDTQAIAITVSQSGGIVRIYKDGLQIAEIAPTIRFSHRS is encoded by the coding sequence ATGAAGAAAAAAGATATCAAACTCGAGATTGGCAAAGCCGCAGTTAGATTGGCAAATAAAATTGGTGCCGCTGCAATCATCATCGTCGATGAGAAATATGTGCAAAAAGACCTCAAGACGAAGATTCCCGTCGTAATCAGCCAGATAGAAGGCGGCATTGAGGGCATTCGTGATGATCTGGTCATCAATCTGCTTTCTAGGGCATCCACCAGAATCGACAAAATGCGGGGTGCCGTCCTGGGCGCATATGTTGAGGAGAGTATCAAAGCGGATGATGTGGTGGTCGGCATCGTTGGAGGGAATTCACTCGACGCGATCACAGTATGTGATGTCAGAGGAGAGGGCGTTATCAAGGAAATAGATAAAAGCGCAGACAGAGCAAATCCAGAAGTGATACGGGCTGTTTTGAGGCTGGCGCTGGAAATAGGATATGAAGGGAAAGAGGACAAACGCATTGGAACTGCCTTTATTCTGGGAGACTCGGATGAAGTTCTCAAACGGTCGCACCAGATGACGCTTAATCCATATCACGGACATGAAGATAAAAACAGAGATATAACAATCCCTGATAATGTGGAGTCAGCCAAGAATTTTGCGCAGTTAGACGGAGTATTTATCGTCCGTGAGGACGGGCATATTTTGGCAGCAGGCAGATATTTAGATATCGATGCAAGAGACATACGGGTCCAGAAAGGATTGGGAGGGCGCCATGTCGCAGCAGCAGCGATAACCCGTGATACGCAGGCGATCGCCATTACAGTATCTCAAAGTGGCGGGATAGTAAGAATATATAAGGATGGATTGCAAATCGCCGAAATCGCACCAACCATCCGATTTTCACACAGGAGTTAA
- a CDS encoding 3-isopropylmalate dehydratase large subunit, with the protein MDRTMAEKILSDKHGADVSTGDIVIVPVDFVFSHDGTMPLAIQQMEAGLSTRKVYDPYKVAGVCDHASPSPSEKASNVHIFMRKFAKENKMPYFFENGDGICHQIVVEKFAAPGKIIIGGDSHTCTHGALGAFATGMGSTDIAAIMAYGKTWLRVPESFKIEVTGTPPKHVYSKDVMLHIIGEITADGATHMSMEFLGDAVDAMSVESRLTMSNMAIEAGAVTGLCQADSKVRAFLESHKRGQDYRPLAPDKNATYADEIIVEAEQMEPMVAYPHRVDNVAPVTQFEGVDVDQVCIGSCTNGRMEDMRIAAQILKGKKVAENTRLVVYPASRDILIHAMEEEFIKTMAEAGAAICPPGCGFCIGRTVALGDGEVALSTQNRNFKGRMGNDNAEIYLCSPATAAVSAITGKITDPRDVVI; encoded by the coding sequence ATGGACAGGACAATGGCAGAAAAAATACTTTCGGATAAACACGGGGCTGATGTCTCAACAGGTGACATCGTCATCGTTCCAGTTGATTTCGTATTCTCTCACGATGGCACCATGCCACTTGCGATTCAGCAAATGGAAGCTGGACTATCGACGCGTAAGGTATACGACCCATATAAAGTGGCCGGTGTGTGCGACCATGCATCTCCTTCCCCAAGCGAAAAAGCGTCCAATGTTCACATTTTCATGCGCAAATTTGCAAAGGAGAACAAAATGCCATATTTCTTCGAGAACGGCGATGGGATCTGCCATCAGATCGTCGTGGAGAAATTCGCCGCACCAGGGAAGATCATCATAGGGGGGGACAGTCATACGTGTACGCATGGCGCACTTGGTGCATTCGCCACCGGGATGGGGAGCACTGACATAGCTGCAATTATGGCATATGGCAAGACGTGGCTTAGAGTTCCTGAATCATTTAAAATTGAGGTGACAGGGACGCCACCAAAGCATGTGTACTCCAAGGACGTAATGCTGCACATAATTGGAGAGATAACCGCAGATGGTGCCACACATATGTCCATGGAATTTTTAGGGGATGCGGTGGATGCCATGAGCGTGGAATCCAGGCTGACGATGTCCAACATGGCCATCGAAGCGGGAGCTGTAACGGGCTTGTGCCAGGCGGATTCAAAGGTAAGGGCATTTCTTGAATCTCATAAAAGAGGGCAGGATTACAGACCACTCGCTCCTGACAAGAATGCGACATATGCCGATGAAATCATCGTCGAGGCCGAACAGATGGAACCGATGGTCGCATACCCGCACCGGGTGGATAACGTTGCCCCAGTAACGCAGTTTGAGGGAGTTGACGTCGACCAGGTGTGCATAGGTTCGTGTACCAATGGGAGGATGGAAGACATGCGCATCGCAGCTCAAATATTAAAGGGAAAGAAGGTGGCAGAAAATACGCGATTGGTCGTGTATCCTGCCAGCAGAGATATTCTGATTCATGCGATGGAGGAGGAGTTCATAAAAACCATGGCAGAGGCGGGTGCTGCAATCTGCCCCCCTGGATGCGGCTTTTGTATAGGGAGAACCGTGGCACTTGGGGACGGCGAGGTTGCATTATCTACCCAGAATAGAAACTTTAAGGGCAGAATGGGCAACGACAATGCAGAAATATATCTTTGCAGTCCTGCTACTGCGGCAGTCAGTGCGATAACGGGCAAAATAACCGACCCGAGGGACGTGGTGATATAG